One Fuerstiella marisgermanici DNA window includes the following coding sequences:
- a CDS encoding sensor histidine kinase codes for MSSSPSSTVGRPAAQVANATANTVANPNIRELQAESITVRIRWFGVVVGYLLVNAGDFINASARNTSKGELNALLAVGAVYALIDTVRSMKGHVLLAEFRILISIMEALFIGLLCYFDEGVSSPFRFYYFLSILVCAIRHTPKLAFATFGLHALSYSMLGLLSPTRSDDDATQMLLTLVFLGWAAWAIIALTALLKTASQRLSELNGELVENQEQLEARIRDRTKQLQESQALLVQQEKQAAFGLLAAGIAHEVGNPLASISSIVQMLNRRNADDYTKERLEMVDGQLTRIQRTLQELVGFSRPASQMATLVSTEAAINDALNIAKYYKRWKGKKVHTDFDPDIKAIRTIYDQLVQVVLNLVLNALDATEEGASITVRTRQEKSEANVDVVAIYIADEGHGIPEDAQAKIFEPYFTTKKTGTGLGLFVCRQLAQQELGGSIDLVRSDAYGTEFRLTIATDLTT; via the coding sequence ATGTCGTCATCGCCATCGTCCACTGTCGGACGACCTGCCGCGCAGGTTGCAAATGCCACGGCCAACACCGTCGCGAACCCCAATATCCGCGAACTCCAGGCCGAATCGATCACGGTTCGAATCCGCTGGTTTGGCGTCGTCGTTGGCTATCTGCTGGTCAACGCGGGCGATTTCATCAACGCCAGCGCGAGAAATACGTCCAAAGGCGAATTGAACGCTTTGCTGGCAGTTGGAGCGGTCTACGCTTTAATCGACACCGTCCGCAGCATGAAGGGCCATGTGCTGCTGGCCGAATTCCGCATTCTGATCAGCATCATGGAAGCTCTGTTTATCGGGCTGCTGTGCTACTTTGACGAAGGCGTCAGCAGCCCGTTTCGCTTCTATTATTTTCTGTCGATCCTGGTCTGCGCGATTCGGCATACTCCGAAACTGGCCTTCGCCACGTTTGGCCTGCATGCGCTCAGTTACAGCATGCTGGGACTGCTATCGCCCACGCGCAGCGACGACGACGCGACTCAAATGCTGCTCACCCTGGTGTTTCTGGGCTGGGCCGCGTGGGCCATCATTGCACTCACGGCACTGCTGAAAACTGCGAGCCAGCGGTTGTCCGAACTGAACGGCGAACTGGTCGAAAACCAGGAACAACTGGAAGCCCGCATTCGAGACCGCACAAAGCAGCTACAGGAATCTCAGGCACTATTGGTGCAGCAGGAAAAGCAGGCGGCGTTCGGACTTCTGGCCGCCGGGATCGCTCACGAAGTCGGCAACCCTCTGGCTTCGATCAGTTCCATCGTGCAAATGCTGAATCGCCGCAACGCTGACGACTACACCAAAGAGCGGCTGGAAATGGTGGACGGGCAGTTAACGCGAATTCAGCGTACGCTGCAGGAACTGGTCGGATTCAGTCGACCGGCCAGTCAAATGGCAACGCTGGTCAGCACAGAAGCCGCCATCAACGACGCCCTGAACATCGCCAAATACTACAAACGCTGGAAGGGCAAGAAGGTTCACACCGACTTCGATCCCGACATCAAAGCCATCCGCACGATTTATGATCAACTGGTGCAGGTGGTGCTGAATCTGGTGCTGAACGCTCTGGACGCCACTGAAGAAGGCGCTTCCATCACAGTGCGAACTCGGCAGGAAAAATCGGAAGCGAATGTGGATGTGGTGGCGATCTACATTGCCGACGAAGGCCACGGAATTCCGGAAGACGCGCAGGCGAAAATTTTCGAACCGTACTTCACGACCAAAAAAACCGGGACCGGGCTCGGATTGTTCGTCTGCCGCCAGTTGGCTCAACAGGAATTGGGCGGATCGATCGATCTGGTCCGTTCGGACGCTTACGGAACAGAATTTCGCCTGACCATCGCGACGGACCTGACGAC